In Pseudonocardia cypriaca, a single genomic region encodes these proteins:
- a CDS encoding alpha/beta fold hydrolase has translation MTDIYNSPEGARTVAERYRELLDAWPVPAEHLHVPTREGDTFVVASGPPDGPPLVLLHGSGSNALMWVPDVASWSEHFRVYAVDIIGEPGLSAPARPPLPSGAYPLWFGDVLDALGVARASVVAVSLGGWLALDFATRHPERVERLTLLTPTGVAKAKVAGLLGAVLLKPFGGWGKRKSMEVLLGPEVRKQQGSVEFVELLARHYRYRREPVPVIDDAALRGATMPILAVLGGRDAFIDTPRTAERLSRLVPSATVRVLPGIGHLLPAQTAPILEFLRAGR, from the coding sequence GTGACCGACATCTACAACTCTCCCGAGGGCGCCCGCACCGTCGCGGAGCGGTACCGGGAGCTGCTCGACGCCTGGCCGGTGCCGGCCGAGCACCTGCACGTGCCCACCCGCGAGGGCGACACGTTCGTCGTCGCGTCGGGCCCGCCGGACGGCCCACCGCTGGTGCTGCTGCACGGCTCGGGGTCCAACGCCCTGATGTGGGTCCCGGACGTGGCGTCCTGGTCCGAGCACTTCCGGGTGTACGCGGTCGACATCATCGGCGAGCCCGGCCTCAGCGCGCCCGCACGCCCTCCGCTGCCGTCCGGGGCCTACCCGCTCTGGTTCGGCGACGTCCTCGACGCCCTCGGCGTGGCGCGCGCGTCCGTCGTGGCGGTGTCGCTCGGCGGCTGGCTCGCGCTCGACTTCGCCACCCGGCACCCGGAGCGGGTCGAGCGCCTGACGCTCCTGACCCCGACGGGCGTGGCCAAGGCGAAGGTCGCAGGGCTGCTCGGGGCCGTGTTGCTGAAGCCGTTCGGCGGGTGGGGCAAGCGGAAGTCGATGGAGGTGCTGCTGGGGCCGGAGGTGCGCAAGCAGCAGGGGTCCGTCGAGTTCGTCGAGCTGCTGGCCCGGCACTACCGCTACCGGCGCGAGCCCGTCCCGGTGATCGACGACGCCGCCCTGCGCGGCGCGACCATGCCGATCCTGGCGGTCCTCGGCGGGCGCGACGCGTTCATCGACACGCCGCGCACCGCCGAGCGGCTCTCCCGGCTCGTGCCGTCGGCCACGGTCCGGGTCCTCCCCGGCATCGGGCACCTCCTGCCGGCCCAGACCGCGCCGATCCTGGAGTTCCTCCGGGCGGGGCGCTAG
- a CDS encoding sensor histidine kinase — MSLRIGYALLQAWATAAVGLLLAIDLVALAGSLALAVVPQAASFETVWFGPRPPLAQLGLAATALLLLPVLARLVTVLTRPPTAGGALDAQRRRIERDLHDGAQLRLTAVAMALGLARVEDDALAVRAQVDRAYDQARLALAELRDLVNGLHPREGLPAALAALAERSAVPLDVEVDLRARPPAAVEAAAWFVATEAVANVVKHSGARRAWVRCTERAGVLHLEVGDDGRGGADPHGGTGLSGLEDRVAALGGRLRVSSPEGGPTVLTAELPCAR, encoded by the coding sequence GTGAGCCTGCGCATCGGGTACGCGCTCCTGCAGGCGTGGGCGACCGCCGCGGTGGGGTTGCTGCTCGCGATCGACCTCGTCGCGCTGGCCGGGTCGCTCGCCCTGGCCGTGGTGCCGCAGGCCGCCTCGTTCGAGACCGTCTGGTTCGGGCCCCGTCCGCCGCTCGCACAGCTCGGGCTCGCCGCCACCGCCCTGCTGCTCCTGCCGGTGCTCGCCCGGCTGGTCACCGTGCTCACCCGGCCTCCCACGGCAGGCGGAGCGCTCGACGCGCAGCGGAGGCGGATCGAACGCGACCTGCACGACGGCGCGCAGCTGCGGCTCACCGCCGTCGCCATGGCGCTGGGGCTCGCCCGCGTCGAGGACGACGCGCTCGCGGTCCGTGCGCAGGTCGACCGCGCCTACGACCAGGCCCGGCTCGCGCTCGCCGAGCTGCGTGACCTCGTCAACGGCCTGCACCCGCGGGAGGGCCTGCCAGCGGCGCTGGCAGCGCTGGCCGAGCGGTCGGCGGTTCCGCTCGACGTCGAGGTCGACCTGCGGGCCCGCCCGCCCGCGGCGGTCGAGGCGGCGGCGTGGTTCGTCGCGACCGAGGCGGTCGCGAACGTCGTCAAGCACAGCGGGGCCCGCCGGGCCTGGGTGCGGTGCACGGAGCGGGCGGGCGTGCTGCACCTCGAGGTGGGCGACGACGGGCGCGGCGGCGCCGACCCGCACGGGGGCACGGGCCTCTCCGGGTTGGAGGATCGGGTAGCAGCGCTCGGCGGCCGGCTGCGGGTGAGCAGCCCGGAGGGCGGGCCCACCGTGCTCACGGCGGAGCTGCCGTGCGCGCGGTGA
- a CDS encoding helix-turn-helix domain-containing protein, which yields MTQLYSVEEVAALLGLHVKTVRGYVRDGRLDAVRIGRQYRIGADALDAFAGRAVTAPRRRKAAVEVSSIVQIDDVDRALVDRVSTLVMSSAGSGGQDDGRLRVEMAYDEAKSRMKIIVLGGPESTAELLRLVGALMEDRS from the coding sequence ATGACGCAGCTGTACTCCGTCGAGGAGGTCGCGGCGCTGCTCGGGCTCCACGTGAAGACCGTGCGGGGCTACGTGCGCGACGGCCGGCTCGATGCCGTCCGCATCGGCCGGCAGTACCGGATCGGCGCCGATGCTCTCGACGCCTTCGCGGGGCGCGCCGTGACAGCGCCCCGGCGGAGGAAGGCGGCGGTCGAGGTGTCGAGCATCGTCCAGATCGACGACGTCGACCGCGCGCTGGTCGACCGCGTCAGCACGCTCGTCATGAGCAGCGCGGGGAGCGGCGGGCAGGACGACGGGCGGCTGCGCGTCGAGATGGCCTACGACGAGGCGAAGTCGCGAATGAAGATCATCGTTCTCGGCGGGCCGGAGAGCACTGCCGAGCTGCTCCGGCTCGTCGGCGCACTGATGGAGGACCGGTCGTGA
- a CDS encoding MerR family transcriptional regulator, protein MSRTLRSGQLAEAAGVNVQTLRYYERRGLLPEPRRSLGGHREYGQDAVTVLRAIRGLARLGFTLTEIAELIEVGSHRGPRPGLRAAATAKLAEVEAKIDHLTRVRATLTAVVEAECSDLAECSCDPACPIPFTELDR, encoded by the coding sequence GTGAGCAGGACGCTGCGGTCGGGGCAGCTGGCCGAGGCCGCCGGGGTGAACGTGCAGACGCTGCGCTACTACGAGCGCCGCGGCCTGCTCCCCGAGCCACGGCGGAGCCTCGGCGGGCACCGCGAGTACGGCCAGGACGCGGTCACGGTGCTGCGGGCCATCCGCGGGCTGGCCCGGCTCGGGTTCACGCTCACCGAGATCGCCGAGCTGATCGAGGTCGGCTCGCACCGCGGCCCACGACCGGGGCTGCGAGCCGCCGCGACCGCGAAGCTGGCGGAGGTCGAGGCGAAGATCGACCACTTGACGCGGGTCCGCGCCACCCTCACCGCGGTCGTCGAGGCGGAGTGCAGCGACCTCGCCGAGTGCTCGTGCGACCCGGCCTGCCCGATCCCCTTCACGGAGCTCGACCGCTAG
- a CDS encoding YciI family protein, which yields MKYVLMFAETAQYAEDFAAMTDAERQAAYDEVGRWFTDHAARITHHVHLKPAHTATTMRKVDGHAEVTDGPFVEGKEIVSGFVEIEVANLDEALVVARTWPACPIIEIRPADA from the coding sequence ATGAAGTACGTGCTGATGTTCGCCGAGACCGCCCAGTACGCCGAGGACTTCGCCGCGATGACCGATGCGGAGCGCCAGGCGGCCTACGACGAGGTTGGGCGCTGGTTCACCGACCACGCGGCGCGGATCACCCACCACGTCCACCTGAAGCCCGCGCACACCGCGACGACGATGCGCAAGGTGGACGGCCACGCGGAGGTGACCGACGGGCCGTTCGTCGAGGGCAAGGAGATCGTCAGCGGGTTCGTCGAGATCGAGGTGGCGAACCTCGACGAGGCGCTGGTCGTGGCGCGCACCTGGCCGGCGTGCCCGATCATCGAGATCCGGCCCGCCGACGCGTGA
- a CDS encoding TIGR03086 family metal-binding protein: MDTMQRYRQAQDDLDAVLAAVRPDQWDAPSPCTDWTVRDLAGHVIWGQRQMRAWATGTDYADGRGAPGAPRPGEMAGSDPVAGWRAARAESAPALTPEALRRTTSITGLGEVPLAAIVTLLTTDTVVHTWDIGHALGMDVRLDPALVGVAFEWGRSNMVRRPGFFGPELTPPADSDEQTRMLAFMGRAAWQPVMSS, encoded by the coding sequence ATGGACACGATGCAGCGGTACCGGCAGGCGCAGGACGACCTGGACGCGGTGCTGGCCGCGGTGCGCCCCGACCAGTGGGACGCACCGTCGCCGTGCACGGACTGGACGGTGCGGGACCTCGCGGGACACGTGATCTGGGGCCAGCGCCAGATGCGGGCCTGGGCCACGGGAACGGACTACGCGGACGGGCGCGGTGCTCCGGGTGCGCCGCGGCCGGGAGAGATGGCGGGCTCCGATCCGGTCGCCGGCTGGCGGGCGGCCCGTGCCGAGTCCGCGCCGGCGCTGACCCCGGAAGCGCTGCGGCGCACGACGTCGATCACCGGCCTGGGGGAGGTCCCGCTCGCCGCGATCGTCACGCTGCTGACCACCGACACGGTGGTGCACACCTGGGACATCGGGCATGCGCTCGGCATGGACGTGCGGCTCGACCCGGCGCTCGTCGGGGTGGCGTTCGAGTGGGGGCGCTCGAACATGGTGCGTCGCCCCGGGTTCTTCGGGCCGGAGCTCACACCGCCCGCGGACAGCGACGAGCAGACCAGGATGCTGGCCTTCATGGGACGGGCCGCCTGGCAGCCCGTCATGTCCAGCTGA
- a CDS encoding endonuclease V: MHLQPLGPPPTTLDEAAAQQEKLSSLVVASGSGPSDLRTVAGIDVAQREGTDDVVAAVVVLDGRTLRPVETRTATGRADHPYEPGFLALRELPAVTAALEALDTVPDLIVCDGAGVAHPRRFGLACHVGLLTDLPTIGVAKTPPVPFDMPKPARGSWTPQVDGDEEVGRALRTQHGVQPVFVSVGHRIGLEAACDHVLRLARHRLPETTRRADRLARDAALRV; the protein is encoded by the coding sequence GTGCACCTGCAACCCCTCGGGCCCCCGCCCACCACGCTCGACGAGGCCGCCGCGCAGCAGGAGAAGCTGAGCTCGCTCGTCGTCGCCAGCGGGTCCGGTCCATCGGATCTGCGCACCGTCGCCGGCATCGACGTGGCGCAACGCGAAGGCACCGACGACGTGGTGGCCGCGGTCGTCGTGCTCGACGGCAGGACGCTGCGACCGGTCGAGACCCGCACCGCGACCGGCCGCGCGGACCACCCGTACGAACCCGGGTTCCTCGCGCTGCGCGAGCTGCCCGCGGTGACGGCCGCGCTCGAGGCGCTGGACACGGTCCCGGACCTGATCGTGTGCGACGGCGCAGGCGTCGCACACCCGCGCCGCTTCGGCCTCGCGTGCCACGTCGGGCTGCTCACCGACCTGCCGACGATCGGGGTGGCGAAGACCCCTCCGGTGCCGTTCGACATGCCGAAGCCGGCGCGCGGGTCGTGGACGCCGCAGGTCGACGGCGACGAGGAGGTCGGGAGGGCGCTGCGCACGCAGCACGGCGTCCAGCCGGTGTTCGTGTCCGTCGGTCACCGCATCGGGCTCGAAGCGGCGTGCGACCACGTGCTGCGGCTCGCTCGCCACCGCCTGCCGGAGACCACGCGCCGCGCCGACCGGCTGGCCCGCGACGCTGCGTTGCGCGTCTGA
- a CDS encoding RNA polymerase sigma factor produces MSGPRDELSRVVRDQAGRLAASLTHLLGDFSAAEDLVQDAIEAALRRWPVEGVPDRPDAWLFTVARNRGLDVLRRQARYREKLTQLQWPTREEPDDRLRLLFTCCHPALPRQAQVALTLRTICGLTTGQIAAAFLVPESTVAQRITRAKRKITDAGIPYRIPSDSELPERLQEVLTVVYLLFNEGYLSSTGDGVWSRRLAEDAEWLASSLAWTLPREPEVIGLLALIRLHQARAAGRFDADGRIVLLPDQDRERWDHAAIAEAGQLIARAAASGRPGPYQLQAAIVACHAEAPRWEDTDWAQIVVLYDMLLAIAPSPVTRLHRAIALRYRAGPEAAMHELDGLAGHLDRYPLFHATRAELLRALGAPEEAREADRRALDLTANPAQRAILEDRISWT; encoded by the coding sequence GTGAGCGGCCCCCGCGACGAGCTGTCCCGTGTGGTGCGCGACCAGGCGGGCCGCCTCGCCGCGTCGCTGACGCACCTGCTCGGGGACTTCTCCGCGGCGGAGGACCTGGTTCAGGACGCGATCGAGGCCGCCCTGCGGCGCTGGCCGGTGGAGGGCGTTCCGGACCGGCCGGACGCGTGGTTGTTCACGGTCGCCCGCAACCGCGGGCTCGACGTGCTGCGCCGCCAGGCCCGCTACCGGGAGAAGCTCACCCAGCTCCAGTGGCCGACCCGGGAGGAGCCGGACGACCGGCTGCGGCTGCTGTTCACCTGCTGCCACCCCGCACTACCGCGGCAGGCCCAGGTCGCGCTCACCCTGCGCACGATCTGCGGGCTGACGACGGGCCAGATCGCCGCGGCGTTCCTGGTGCCCGAGAGCACGGTGGCGCAGCGGATCACCCGGGCGAAGCGCAAGATCACCGACGCCGGGATCCCGTACCGGATCCCGTCCGACTCCGAGCTGCCGGAGCGGTTGCAGGAGGTCCTCACCGTCGTCTACCTGCTCTTCAACGAGGGCTACCTGTCCTCGACCGGCGATGGGGTGTGGTCGCGGCGCCTCGCCGAGGACGCCGAGTGGCTGGCGTCCTCGCTCGCCTGGACCCTGCCGCGCGAGCCGGAGGTCATCGGGCTGCTCGCGTTGATCCGGCTCCACCAGGCCAGGGCCGCCGGCCGGTTCGACGCCGACGGGCGGATCGTGCTGCTGCCCGACCAGGACCGTGAGCGGTGGGACCACGCCGCTATCGCCGAGGCGGGCCAGCTCATCGCCCGCGCCGCCGCGTCGGGTCGCCCCGGCCCGTACCAGCTGCAGGCCGCGATCGTCGCCTGCCATGCCGAGGCCCCGCGCTGGGAGGACACCGACTGGGCGCAGATCGTCGTCCTCTACGACATGCTGCTCGCCATCGCCCCGTCTCCGGTGACGCGGCTGCACCGGGCGATCGCCCTGCGCTACCGCGCCGGTCCCGAGGCGGCGATGCACGAGCTGGACGGCCTCGCGGGGCACCTCGACCGGTACCCGCTCTTCCACGCCACCCGCGCGGAGCTGCTCAGGGCGCTCGGTGCGCCCGAGGAGGCGCGGGAGGCCGACCGCCGGGCGCTCGACCTCACCGCGAACCCCGCTCAGCGCGCCATCCTCGAGGACCGGATCAGCTGGACATGA